A genomic stretch from Sphaerodactylus townsendi isolate TG3544 linkage group LG15, MPM_Stown_v2.3, whole genome shotgun sequence includes:
- the LOC125444977 gene encoding metalloproteinase inhibitor 1-like isoform X2: MGSAEVYGFVAVRLLILTLLANSSAACYCDKRFHKELWKQACVSDFVVQGRFADAVIGQPRWNWARYIFETSEIFKKPESLEWSNSLYTQLQGYNCGYKHEQPFHNLEFVVTGYMAQDIPAINVCSFIKLRKRIPEKQIQDLRAKVDTECEAWLAEIRG, encoded by the exons ATGGGCTCAGCTGAAGTATATGGATTTGTGGCAGTCCGCTTACTCATCCTCACTCTGCTGGCAAATTCCTCTGCAGCATGCTACTGTGACAAACGGTTTCACAAAGAGCTCTGGAAGCAAGCCTGCGTATCTGACTTTG TGGTCCAAGGGAGATTTGCGGATGCGGTCATAGGACAACCTAGGTGGAACTGGGCACGCTATATCTTCGAAACCTCAGAG ATATTCAAGAAGCCTGAGTCTCTGGAATGGAGTAACTCGCTGTACACTCAACTACAGGGATACAACTGCGGATACAAACACGAGCAGCCTTTCCATAATTTAGAATTTGTCGTTACAG GGTATATGGCGCAGGACATCCCAGCAATCAATGTATGTTCCTTCATCAAGCTACGGAAACGGATACCTGAAAAACAGATTCAAGATCTAAGGGCGAAAGTTGATACAGAAT GTGAGGCGTGGTTAGCCGAAATACGTGGCTGA
- the LOC125444977 gene encoding metalloproteinase inhibitor 1-like isoform X1: protein MGSAEVYGFVAVRLLILTLLANSSAACYCDKRFHKELWKQACVSDFVVQGRFADAVIGQPRWNWARYIFETSEIFKKPESLEWSNSLYTQLQGYNCGYKHEQPFHNLEFVVTGYMAQDIPAINVCSFIKLRKRIPEKQIQDLRAKVDTECNRMPGFFDMLNHGTSIDSKNCAFSGTWQRWR from the exons ATGGGCTCAGCTGAAGTATATGGATTTGTGGCAGTCCGCTTACTCATCCTCACTCTGCTGGCAAATTCCTCTGCAGCATGCTACTGTGACAAACGGTTTCACAAAGAGCTCTGGAAGCAAGCCTGCGTATCTGACTTTG TGGTCCAAGGGAGATTTGCGGATGCGGTCATAGGACAACCTAGGTGGAACTGGGCACGCTATATCTTCGAAACCTCAGAG ATATTCAAGAAGCCTGAGTCTCTGGAATGGAGTAACTCGCTGTACACTCAACTACAGGGATACAACTGCGGATACAAACACGAGCAGCCTTTCCATAATTTAGAATTTGTCGTTACAG GGTATATGGCGCAGGACATCCCAGCAATCAATGTATGTTCCTTCATCAAGCTACGGAAACGGATACCTGAAAAACAGATTCAAGATCTAAGGGCGAAAGTTGATACAGAATGTAACAGAATGCCTGGATTTTTTGACATGTTGAATCACGGGACTAGCATTGATAGTAAAAATTGTGCGTTTTCAGGCACATGGCAGAGGTGGAGATAA